The DNA region CGGCGAACTGCTCCTTCTCGGCGGCCTGTTCACGTGTGTCGGTGAACGTCGGCAGAAAGCCCATGGCGTCGAAGAGCCGCCGCTGCGTGGACTTCCCGGCCAGCTCCCGCATCAGCGCCACGGCCAGCGTGCGGTGCGAAGTGCTCTTCACCACACCGATGTTGTTGCCGCCGGCGAAGGCGGGCGCGATGCTGCCCCGCTCGACGCCGGGGAGCGGTACGACGTCGTAGTCGTCCCCGGCCTTGCCGTCCTCGACGGCACGCCGGTTGAAGTCTCCGGCGACGACCATCGCGGCCTTGCCCGCCGCGAAGGACTCGACCGCCTCGTTGCCGCCCATCTGCGCGCACTTCGCGGCCGGGCAGTTGTCGTCGCCGAACAGGTCCGTGTAGGCGGCGATTCCGCGCTCGGCCCGAGCGCCGTCGATGCGGGACGTGAACGTTCCGTCCCGCTTCCTCCCGGCGAGCGAGCCGCCGTGCGCCCAGATGAACGGCATGGCGCCGTACGTGTAGGCACCGCCCACGGCCAGGCCGTGCATGCCGGGCCGCTTCGCCCGTATCTTCCGTGCGGCGGCGGCGACTTCGCCGAGCGTACGGGGCACCTCGATGCCGAGGTCCTTGAGGACGCCGGTGCGGTAGTACAGCGCACGCACGCCCACGAACAGCGGCGCGCCGTAGATCCGCCCGTCCACCGTCACCGACCTCTTCGCCGTCGGGTCGATGTCGCGCGTCTGCGGCCAGTCGGCGAACTCGTCGCTCACATCGGCCAGTCCGCCGCTCTCCACATATCCGGCGGTGTCCGTGTTGCCGTACTCGATGACGTCGGGCGCGGACGAAGGGTCGTTGAAGGCGCCCTTGATCCGCTCGGCGCGGCTGTCGACGGGGATGTACTGCACATCGACCCGCACGCCCCTGTGCTGCTTCTCGAACTTCCGCACCACACCGTCGACTACGCGCTCCTTGGGCCCGTTGCCGACCTCGCGGAAGAGCCAGACCCGCAGCGTGCCGCTCTTGTCGTCCTTCTGCGGCGTGCCGCCGGACGTGGACGGCGCACAACCCGACAGCAGCGTGCCCGTCAGCGCGAGTGCCGGCGCCAGCGCCGACGCCGAAGCGAGTGGCGTTCTGCGTACGGCAGTTCGTACGG from Streptomyces marispadix includes:
- a CDS encoding extracellular solute-binding protein; translated protein: MAPALALTGTLLSGCAPSTSGGTPQKDDKSGTLRVWLFREVGNGPKERVVDGVVRKFEKQHRGVRVDVQYIPVDSRAERIKGAFNDPSSAPDVIEYGNTDTAGYVESGGLADVSDEFADWPQTRDIDPTAKRSVTVDGRIYGAPLFVGVRALYYRTGVLKDLGIEVPRTLGEVAAAARKIRAKRPGMHGLAVGGAYTYGAMPFIWAHGGSLAGRKRDGTFTSRIDGARAERGIAAYTDLFGDDNCPAAKCAQMGGNEAVESFAAGKAAMVVAGDFNRRAVEDGKAGDDYDVVPLPGVERGSIAPAFAGGNNIGVVKSTSHRTLAVALMRELAGKSTQRRLFDAMGFLPTFTDTREQAAEKEQFAEPFVETLDAGTEFVPATPAWAEIDAGQVLPAMFQQIAAGKRSVHEAAAEAARKMDEAFAK